In one Dehalococcoidia bacterium genomic region, the following are encoded:
- a CDS encoding cytochrome c biogenesis protein CcdA, whose amino-acid sequence MNPLDPAAYQSAVSGWLVGLPLAYAFGAGMLASVNPCGFLMLPAYATYYVSTEDAAQRTTAAARSLRAVQLGLIATIGFLAVFGPLGLVISLDGHALVRLFPYASLVIGALLIVLGVSLLLTRRRVSLGLAERVRLTRSRSPRGVFRFGIAYAVASLGCTLPVFIIVVGTAVSAHSFINALVQFLNYALGMGLVLMVVSVGAALAQGAVTNRLRHALPYVEQTGAALLVAAGVYLLYVWFSLGRVLA is encoded by the coding sequence GTGAACCCGCTCGACCCCGCGGCCTATCAAAGCGCCGTCAGCGGCTGGCTCGTCGGATTGCCGCTGGCCTACGCCTTTGGCGCCGGCATGCTCGCCTCGGTCAACCCCTGCGGCTTTCTGATGCTGCCGGCCTACGCGACCTACTACGTCAGCACCGAGGACGCCGCACAGCGCACGACGGCTGCGGCCCGCAGCCTGCGGGCGGTGCAGCTGGGCCTGATCGCAACCATCGGCTTCCTTGCCGTCTTCGGTCCGCTCGGCCTGGTGATCTCGCTCGACGGCCATGCGCTCGTGCGGCTCTTCCCCTACGCCAGCCTCGTCATCGGCGCGTTGCTCATTGTCCTGGGGGTGAGCCTGTTGCTGACCCGGCGGCGGGTGTCGCTCGGCCTGGCCGAACGGGTGCGGCTGACACGATCCCGCAGCCCGCGCGGCGTGTTCCGCTTCGGCATCGCCTACGCGGTCGCCTCGCTGGGCTGCACGCTGCCCGTCTTCATCATCGTCGTGGGTACTGCCGTCAGCGCTCACAGCTTCATCAATGCGCTCGTCCAGTTCCTCAACTATGCGCTTGGCATGGGGCTGGTGCTCATGGTCGTCAGTGTGGGTGCGGCGCTTGCGCAAGGCGCCGTCACCAACCGGCTGCGACACGCCCTGCCGTACGTGGAGCAGACCGGGGCGGCGCTGCTGGTCGCCGCCGGGGTCTATCTCCTGTACGTCTGGTTCAGCCTCGGGCGCGTGCTCGCCTGA
- a CDS encoding thioredoxin family protein produces MSSISHRPPTIRASRRRLTLGLTAVGILVVLGVLVLGYATNRGGRSSHAVSAAAGSPPGRASGPALSVPDFAVSAAPFVGGQRFVLSQHTEKPTVVFFMASWCVSCVPEARAIAQLQGEMGQQVNFVILDIDLGDNLIGLEHFWKAAFSPANLWALDQGSQVSSAYHVNSLDTTIVIAGGKEVSRTIGSRSLSQLKETLAAAGVPR; encoded by the coding sequence ATGTCGTCCATCTCCCATCGACCTCCAACTATCCGCGCGTCACGGCGCAGGCTCACTCTCGGCCTCACCGCCGTGGGAATCCTGGTGGTGCTCGGCGTGCTGGTCCTGGGCTACGCCACCAACCGGGGCGGGCGCTCCAGCCATGCGGTAAGCGCAGCAGCCGGCTCGCCGCCAGGACGTGCGAGCGGCCCGGCGCTGAGCGTGCCCGACTTCGCCGTGTCCGCGGCGCCGTTTGTGGGCGGGCAGCGCTTCGTGCTCTCGCAGCACACCGAGAAGCCGACCGTGGTGTTCTTCATGGCCTCCTGGTGCGTGAGCTGCGTGCCCGAGGCCCGCGCGATCGCCCAGCTCCAGGGCGAGATGGGGCAGCAGGTCAACTTCGTCATCCTGGATATTGACCTCGGCGACAACCTGATCGGCCTGGAACACTTCTGGAAAGCGGCGTTCAGCCCCGCCAATCTCTGGGCGCTCGACCAGGGCAGCCAGGTATCCTCGGCCTACCACGTGAACAGCCTCGACACGACGATCGTCATCGCCGGCGGCAAGGAGGTCTCGCGCACGATCGGCTCACGTTCGCTGAGCCAGCTCAAAGAGACGCTCGCGGCGGCCGGGGTGCCGCGGTGA
- the merA gene encoding mercury(II) reductase: MTATQHSHFDLVILGSGSTAFAAALRAAERGKSVVMTEQRTIGGTCVNRGCLPSKNLIEASRLVYDAANPRYPGLAGARLPLDFRALIAQKDQIIHDYRGKKYESIIGPEKRIEIVAGEARFISDRTVAVADRVLSGERFVIATGSHPVTPDIPGLAQTPFLTSDLLTSDEGMELTELPASLVIIGGGYIALELGQMFARFGTAVTIVERSRQLLAHGYEPEVGPAITDILRDEGLTVLTNARVQATEPTEGGVSVHVQVYGRERVLHAERLLLAAGRQPNTDNIGLEQAGVALDEHGAVRVDEYLQTSVPQIFAAGDVVGRETGSQMATPVGAHDGGIAAHNAFAGAGQRRRVDHRVIPRAIFTDPPIASVGLTEAQAIAAGHPCWCNTVPMELVPRAGAIRDTRGLIKMVADADTYEVLGVSMVGVAAGEVIHEAAMALRFHASLDDFIDLVHVYPTMAEALKIVAISRYKDPARLSCCAE, translated from the coding sequence ATGACAGCGACTCAACACAGCCACTTCGACCTGGTGATCCTTGGCTCCGGCTCGACCGCCTTCGCCGCGGCGCTGCGCGCGGCCGAGCGGGGCAAGAGCGTGGTGATGACCGAGCAGCGCACGATCGGCGGCACCTGCGTCAACCGCGGCTGCCTGCCGTCGAAGAACCTGATCGAGGCGTCCAGGCTCGTGTACGATGCCGCCAATCCACGCTACCCGGGCCTCGCCGGCGCGCGCCTGCCCCTCGACTTTCGCGCCCTGATCGCCCAGAAAGACCAGATCATCCACGACTACCGGGGCAAGAAGTACGAAAGCATCATCGGCCCCGAGAAACGCATTGAGATTGTCGCCGGTGAAGCCCGCTTCATTTCTGACCGCACCGTGGCCGTCGCAGACCGGGTGCTCAGCGGGGAGCGCTTCGTGATCGCCACCGGCTCGCATCCGGTCACCCCGGATATTCCGGGCCTGGCTCAGACGCCCTTCCTGACCAGCGACCTCCTGACCAGCGACGAGGGCATGGAACTCACCGAGCTGCCCGCATCGCTGGTGATCATCGGCGGCGGCTACATCGCGCTGGAGCTCGGGCAGATGTTTGCCCGCTTCGGCACGGCGGTCACCATCGTCGAACGCAGCAGGCAACTGCTCGCGCACGGCTACGAGCCCGAGGTCGGCCCGGCTATCACCGACATTCTGCGCGACGAAGGGCTGACGGTGCTCACCAACGCGCGGGTCCAGGCGACCGAGCCAACGGAGGGCGGCGTCTCGGTGCACGTCCAGGTCTATGGGCGAGAACGCGTGCTGCACGCCGAGCGCCTCTTGCTCGCCGCCGGCCGGCAACCGAATACCGACAACATCGGCCTGGAGCAGGCGGGGGTTGCCCTCGACGAGCACGGCGCCGTCCGCGTCGACGAGTACCTGCAAACGAGCGTGCCGCAGATCTTCGCTGCCGGCGACGTGGTCGGCCGGGAGACCGGCAGTCAGATGGCGACGCCGGTCGGCGCCCACGACGGCGGCATCGCCGCGCACAACGCCTTCGCCGGCGCTGGTCAACGCCGGCGCGTCGATCACCGCGTGATCCCCCGCGCGATCTTCACCGACCCGCCGATCGCCAGCGTCGGCCTGACCGAGGCGCAGGCGATCGCGGCCGGCCATCCCTGCTGGTGCAACACGGTACCCATGGAGCTTGTCCCCCGCGCCGGCGCCATCCGCGACACGCGCGGCCTGATCAAGATGGTCGCCGACGCCGACACCTACGAGGTTTTAGGCGTCTCGATGGTCGGCGTCGCTGCCGGCGAGGTTATCCACGAAGCGGCGATGGCCCTGCGCTTCCACGCTTCGCTCGACGACTTCATCGACCTCGTGCATGTCTACCCGACGATGGCCGAGGCGCTCAAGATCGTCGCCATCTCGCGCTACAAAGACCCCGCGCGGCTCTCTTGCTGCGCCGAGTAG
- a CDS encoding metalloregulator ArsR/SmtB family transcription factor, with the protein MAVTTPAGPMLRTELTSRLFQVLADPTRLRIVELILDGEKNVSELVQLLGLQQGRVSTHLGCLRWCGFVTTRREGKYVYYRIDDPRVRELTKLAQALLADHAGEVASCFRLSNEDAL; encoded by the coding sequence GTGGCCGTCACGACACCAGCCGGGCCCATGCTGCGCACGGAGCTGACCAGCCGCCTCTTCCAGGTGCTGGCCGATCCGACCCGCCTGCGCATCGTGGAGCTGATCCTCGACGGCGAGAAGAACGTCAGCGAGCTGGTGCAGCTCCTCGGACTGCAGCAGGGGCGTGTTTCCACGCACCTGGGCTGCCTGCGCTGGTGCGGCTTCGTCACCACCCGGCGCGAGGGTAAGTACGTGTACTACCGCATCGACGACCCGCGCGTGCGCGAGCTGACGAAGCTGGCACAGGCGCTGCTGGCCGACCACGCCGGCGAGGTCGCGAGCTGCTTCCGCCTCAGTAACGAGGACGCGCTGTAA
- the tenA gene encoding thiaminase II encodes MAEDASEGERNSRFSDELRAQAAPLWQRVHAHPFVQGMADGSLPLVAFRYYMVQDYLFLVEFCRVLALGAAKSHELETMGRFAGLLHETLHTEMALHRAYAAKFGIGEAELEAAEPSATTHAYTRHLLHAAQAGTLGELAAALLPCQWGYAEIGQALDRTAPQPRHEPYGEWIAAYASPEFGALAEWLRALVDRLGAEAGAAERGRMARHFLHSSRYEFMFWDAAYRQAGWPV; translated from the coding sequence ATGGCAGAGGACGCGAGTGAGGGTGAGCGCAATTCGCGCTTTTCAGACGAGCTGCGGGCGCAGGCGGCGCCGCTCTGGCAGCGGGTGCACGCGCATCCCTTCGTGCAGGGCATGGCGGACGGCAGCCTGCCGCTGGTGGCATTCCGCTACTACATGGTGCAGGACTACCTCTTTTTGGTGGAGTTCTGCCGCGTGCTGGCGCTGGGCGCGGCCAAGTCGCACGAACTGGAGACGATGGGCCGCTTCGCCGGCCTGCTGCACGAGACGCTGCACACGGAGATGGCGCTGCACCGCGCCTACGCGGCGAAGTTCGGCATCGGCGAGGCCGAACTGGAGGCGGCCGAGCCCTCGGCCACGACGCACGCCTACACGCGCCACCTGCTGCACGCGGCGCAGGCCGGCACGCTGGGCGAACTGGCCGCGGCGCTCCTGCCCTGCCAATGGGGCTACGCGGAGATCGGCCAGGCGCTCGATCGTACCGCGCCGCAACCGCGCCACGAGCCGTACGGCGAATGGATCGCGGCCTACGCCTCGCCGGAGTTCGGGGCGCTGGCGGAGTGGCTGCGGGCGCTGGTGGACCGGCTGGGCGCAGAGGCCGGCGCGGCGGAGCGCGGCCGCATGGCGCGGCACTTTCTGCACAGCTCGCGCTACGAGTTCATGTTCTGGGACGCGGCCTACAGGCAGGCCGGCTGGCCGGTCTGA
- a CDS encoding crotonase/enoyl-CoA hydratase family protein — protein sequence MPDEQPVLYEERDTLAFITLNRPEKLNTLNEAVIQGLADAIDAATASREVRAIVLRGAGRAFTAGYDLNPRERIPRRPLYDAPSPEARPGAWDPVRDLQFMGHNMRRFMKLWECPKPVIAQLHGYALGGGTDLVLCADQIFMAEDAFIGYPPSRVYGTPTSMLWVYRLGLEHAKQFLLSGDAIDAATAYRIGLVSRVLPLERLAEETERHARRFQHIPANQLALNKLLINQAFENMGLRTTQLLGTFFDGVTRHTEEALRWRESFGEIGFRETIRRRDAPFADYGERGNRE from the coding sequence ATGCCAGACGAACAGCCCGTCCTCTACGAAGAGCGCGACACGCTCGCGTTCATCACCCTCAACCGGCCGGAGAAGCTGAACACGCTGAACGAGGCGGTGATCCAGGGCCTTGCCGATGCGATCGACGCCGCGACGGCCTCGCGCGAGGTGCGGGCGATCGTGCTGCGCGGCGCCGGGCGGGCCTTCACCGCCGGCTACGACCTCAACCCGCGCGAGCGCATCCCGCGCCGGCCGCTCTACGACGCGCCCTCGCCGGAGGCACGGCCGGGCGCCTGGGACCCGGTGCGCGACTTGCAGTTCATGGGCCACAACATGCGCCGCTTCATGAAGCTATGGGAGTGTCCCAAGCCGGTGATCGCCCAACTCCACGGCTACGCGCTGGGCGGCGGCACCGACCTGGTGCTTTGCGCCGACCAGATCTTCATGGCGGAAGACGCCTTCATCGGCTACCCGCCCTCGCGCGTCTACGGCACGCCCACGTCGATGCTCTGGGTCTACCGGCTGGGACTGGAGCACGCCAAGCAGTTCTTACTCTCCGGCGACGCAATCGACGCGGCCACGGCCTACCGCATCGGCCTCGTCTCGCGCGTCCTGCCGCTGGAGCGGCTGGCCGAGGAGACGGAGCGCCACGCCCGCCGCTTCCAGCACATTCCCGCCAATCAGCTCGCCTTGAACAAGCTCCTGATCAACCAGGCGTTCGAGAACATGGGCCTGCGCACCACGCAACTGCTCGGCACCTTCTTCGACGGCGTCACCCGCCACACGGAAGAGGCGCTGCGCTGGCGCGAGAGCTTTGGCGAGATCGGCTTCCGCGAGACGATCCGCCGCCGCGACGCGCCCTTCGCCGACTACGGCGAGCGAGGGAACAGGGAATAG